In a single window of the Halodesulfovibrio sp. MK-HDV genome:
- a CDS encoding cell division protein FtsQ/DivIB, with the protein MAARRQKKAPYSLVKKSYRRLLSDFIHAKGTSLLLSWAITLFTGSTFIVIISIGLLFSYRSITNSTFFAVQKIQISGNVRLEQEDVLNLAHLKNGENSLAVNISDIEYKLLRSPWVENVSVKRQLPGNLAITIDERKPRYWMRQDNRIVYADEKGNPIDYVGTYKFASLPFLSVEAGTEYLLQRLPQLVAELDSSRLPVSSQKAAWIKLSLSGGITMFLESENIMLSIGVENWSSNVRHLVATIDDLKRRSEFANVRSIKAEDKNVWVNTGITSKPAS; encoded by the coding sequence ATGGCTGCAAGAAGGCAAAAAAAAGCTCCTTATTCTTTAGTGAAGAAAAGCTATAGACGTCTGCTTTCCGATTTTATCCATGCAAAAGGTACTTCTTTGTTGCTTTCTTGGGCGATAACCCTCTTTACTGGATCGACATTTATTGTCATAATAAGTATCGGACTGTTATTCAGTTATCGTTCCATTACAAACAGTACTTTTTTTGCGGTGCAGAAAATTCAGATTTCTGGAAACGTTCGTTTGGAACAAGAAGACGTTTTGAATCTAGCTCATCTTAAAAATGGTGAGAACAGTCTCGCAGTAAATATTTCCGATATAGAGTACAAACTGCTTCGCAGCCCTTGGGTTGAAAACGTATCAGTTAAGCGTCAGTTACCGGGTAATCTTGCAATCACTATTGATGAGCGCAAACCAAGGTACTGGATGCGGCAAGATAATCGTATTGTGTATGCAGATGAAAAAGGAAACCCCATTGACTACGTAGGCACGTATAAATTTGCCTCCCTTCCTTTTTTATCTGTAGAAGCCGGCACAGAGTATCTATTGCAGCGTTTACCACAATTGGTGGCAGAACTGGATTCTTCTAGACTTCCAGTTTCATCACAAAAAGCTGCATGGATTAAACTGAGTTTGAGCGGTGGCATTACGATGTTTCTGGAGTCAGAAAATATTATGCTGAGTATTGGCGTAGAAAACTGGTCTTCTAATGTGCGTCATTTGGTCGCCACCATTGACGACCTGAAACGACGTAGCGAATTTGCAAATGTTCGCAGCATCAAGGCGGAAGATAAAAACGTCTGGGTGAATACTGGGATTACGTCCAAACCGGCAAGCTAG
- the ftsA gene encoding cell division protein FtsA, which yields MSKSDLIVGLDIGTTKICAVVGEPSPGGVDIVGIGTAPSTGLRKGVVVNIEQTVQSIKKALEEAELMAGCEIASVYTGIAGSHIKGFNSHGVIAVKGGEVCSRDVERVMDAAKAVAIPLDREVIHTLPQEFIVDDQHGIADPLGMAGVRLEVRVHIVTGAVTSAQNIVRSCHRSGLDVSDIVLEAWASSKAVLTAEENEIGVALVDIGGGTTDIAVFADDSVKHTAVIPMGGQNLTNDIAFGLRTPMVSAEKIKMKYGCALAEIVQGDEVIEVPSVGGREPRKLSRQVLAEICEPRMEEILTLVDQELIRSGFKNLIGAGIVLTGGTSLIEGCQELGEQIFGLPTRIGYPRGVGGLKDVVNSPKFATAVGLLNYGSEKEDFDIHFSSSSPKRESSTFNKMLTTMKKWFTDVS from the coding sequence ATGTCTAAGTCCGACCTCATTGTGGGCCTTGATATTGGAACGACAAAAATTTGTGCCGTAGTCGGAGAACCTTCTCCGGGCGGGGTCGATATTGTGGGCATTGGAACCGCTCCATCCACTGGTTTGCGTAAAGGCGTGGTGGTAAATATCGAGCAGACCGTACAGTCAATTAAGAAGGCTTTGGAAGAAGCTGAATTAATGGCAGGGTGCGAAATTGCTTCAGTATATACCGGCATTGCCGGCAGCCATATAAAAGGCTTCAACAGCCATGGTGTGATTGCTGTAAAAGGCGGCGAAGTTTGTAGCCGTGACGTTGAGCGAGTGATGGATGCAGCAAAAGCTGTAGCTATTCCACTTGACCGCGAAGTAATTCACACATTGCCACAAGAATTTATTGTTGATGATCAGCACGGAATTGCTGATCCGCTCGGCATGGCGGGCGTTCGCTTGGAAGTTCGGGTACATATCGTAACAGGGGCAGTGACAAGCGCTCAAAATATTGTTCGTTCTTGTCACAGAAGCGGCCTTGATGTTTCCGATATTGTTCTCGAAGCTTGGGCGTCCTCAAAAGCCGTACTTACCGCAGAAGAAAATGAAATTGGTGTTGCACTAGTAGATATTGGTGGCGGAACTACCGATATTGCCGTATTTGCAGATGATTCTGTTAAACATACAGCGGTCATACCGATGGGTGGACAGAATCTTACCAACGATATTGCCTTTGGTTTGCGTACTCCAATGGTGAGTGCGGAAAAAATTAAGATGAAGTACGGCTGTGCACTGGCTGAAATAGTGCAAGGTGATGAAGTTATCGAAGTGCCGAGCGTTGGCGGTAGAGAACCAAGAAAACTCTCTCGTCAGGTTTTGGCAGAAATTTGTGAACCACGCATGGAAGAGATTCTTACTCTCGTTGATCAAGAGCTAATACGGTCCGGTTTTAAGAATCTTATTGGTGCGGGCATTGTTCTTACTGGTGGCACTTCACTTATCGAAGGCTGTCAGGAACTCGGTGAGCAAATCTTTGGATTGCCAACCCGTATTGGGTATCCGCGCGGTGTGGGTGGTCTGAAGGATGTAGTTAACAGTCCTAAATTCGCAACAGCGGTTGGACTACTTAACTACGGTTCTGAGAAAGAAGATTTCGATATTCACTTTAGTAGCAGCAGTCCAAAGCGTGAAAGCTCTACATTCAATAAAATGCTAACGACAATGAAAAAATGGTTTACAGATGTCTCTTAG
- a CDS encoding PaaI family thioesterase, translated as MKDIHHELIDFIESGSPFHRFLNIQVIDAKPGFIKLRLPYKEQFGGNMERGILHGGISSMFVDIVAASTLWTHLGPEDKTATIDLRVDYQRPAMLEDLIGEGEVRMLGNSIANVHVRLYSASTPDTVQAEGRAVFHIKRKK; from the coding sequence ATGAAAGACATTCATCACGAACTTATCGACTTTATTGAATCCGGCAGCCCCTTTCACCGATTCCTTAACATCCAAGTAATTGATGCTAAGCCCGGTTTCATAAAGCTACGCCTTCCGTACAAGGAACAGTTTGGCGGGAACATGGAGCGCGGAATCTTACATGGAGGTATATCTTCTATGTTTGTTGATATTGTTGCAGCATCTACTTTGTGGACACACCTCGGCCCAGAAGATAAGACCGCAACTATTGACCTGCGTGTGGACTATCAACGCCCTGCAATGCTGGAAGATTTGATAGGAGAAGGCGAAGTGCGGATGCTTGGAAACTCTATTGCGAATGTCCATGTGCGACTCTACAGTGCTTCAACTCCAGACACTGTTCAGGCAGAAGGGCGCGCTGTTTTTCATATAAAACGCAAGAAATAG
- a CDS encoding YrbL family protein, producing the protein MIELGELISSVGGWSNIYVVKDAPNMCVKVLAPHRKYQGEKPDPNLVAKKKYGIDNMLEFEYANYQKIINCVPDALKKHFVRMEGMQMTSIGVRGLVMERVITADGSTAPSLDHYKSTPLPDAFFCKLEQLRRDVFFKHSLDHFGVARRNVLVKDDHTPVLIDFQKNRRIYRSQINLYIPYFTRLKVTRNFQRLYREAQVQDWTTVSKLNCIE; encoded by the coding sequence ATGATTGAACTTGGCGAATTGATTTCTTCTGTAGGCGGTTGGAGCAACATTTATGTTGTAAAAGATGCACCTAACATGTGCGTTAAAGTGCTTGCACCACACCGCAAATATCAAGGTGAAAAACCTGATCCTAATCTGGTAGCGAAAAAGAAATACGGCATCGATAACATGCTTGAATTTGAGTACGCTAACTATCAGAAGATTATTAATTGCGTGCCTGACGCACTCAAAAAACACTTTGTGCGCATGGAAGGTATGCAAATGACCTCCATCGGTGTTCGCGGTTTAGTCATGGAGCGCGTCATAACTGCCGACGGTTCCACTGCGCCAAGTCTTGATCACTACAAGAGCACTCCACTTCCTGATGCTTTCTTCTGCAAATTGGAGCAACTTAGACGTGATGTGTTTTTTAAACATTCCCTTGATCACTTCGGCGTTGCACGCAGAAATGTGCTCGTGAAAGATGACCATACTCCGGTGCTTATCGATTTTCAGAAAAACCGTCGTATCTACCGTAGTCAGATTAATCTTTATATTCCGTACTTCACACGCTTAAAAGTGACCCGTAACTTTCAGCGCCTCTACAGAGAAGCACAAGTTCAAGATTGGACAACCGTTTCTAAACTCAACTGTATTGAATAG
- the htpX gene encoding zinc metalloprotease HtpX, which translates to MTSNLKTMMLLALLSGIIIVLGGALGGKGGIIIAFALALFMNVGSYWYSDKIVLRMYGAQEVGPHDAPMLHQIVDELAHKAGIPKPRICVIPEQAPNAFATGRDPEHGVVAVTQGIMQLLSTEELKGVLAHEIGHITNRDILIQSIAGVMATAIVSIANFMQFAAIFGFASGDDEEGSNPFAALLLAFVAPVAASLIQFAISRSREYLADDTGARLAGNPLYLASALEKLNAYSQRVPMQHGNQATAHMFIVNPFAGANMAKLFSTHPPIEERVSRLRQMAHR; encoded by the coding sequence ATGACAAGCAACTTAAAAACAATGATGTTACTTGCCCTACTCTCCGGTATTATTATCGTTTTGGGCGGTGCACTTGGCGGTAAAGGCGGAATCATAATCGCTTTTGCTCTGGCACTTTTCATGAACGTTGGTAGCTACTGGTATTCAGATAAAATTGTTCTTCGTATGTACGGCGCACAAGAAGTAGGCCCGCACGACGCGCCTATGCTTCATCAGATCGTAGACGAACTCGCACATAAAGCTGGTATCCCTAAGCCGCGTATCTGTGTAATCCCCGAACAGGCACCAAACGCATTTGCCACAGGTCGTGACCCTGAACACGGTGTTGTAGCCGTTACTCAAGGCATCATGCAGCTTCTTTCTACTGAAGAGCTCAAAGGTGTTCTGGCACACGAGATTGGACACATTACCAACCGCGATATCCTGATCCAGTCCATTGCTGGTGTAATGGCAACCGCCATCGTCAGCATCGCTAACTTCATGCAGTTTGCCGCAATCTTCGGATTTGCAAGTGGTGACGATGAAGAAGGTTCAAATCCGTTTGCAGCGCTGCTGCTTGCGTTTGTGGCACCAGTCGCAGCTAGCCTCATCCAGTTTGCAATCTCCCGCTCTCGCGAATATCTCGCAGATGACACAGGAGCACGTCTTGCTGGTAACCCGCTCTATCTTGCATCCGCACTGGAAAAACTTAATGCCTATTCGCAGCGCGTACCGATGCAACATGGCAATCAGGCAACCGCTCACATGTTTATTGTTAATCCTTTTGCAGGCGCAAACATGGCTAAACTCTTTAGCACACACCCGCCAATTGAAGAACGCGTAAGCAGACTTCGCCAAATGGCACACAGGTAA
- a CDS encoding 4Fe-4S binding protein: MSQKIVTPHILRRVIQYLFLFFCLFIGYRLFQHFIWATGQSSAFVPKPPSVEAFLPISALMAAKQFILTNKWDMVHPAGLTLFFAFIWMALLFRKSFCGYICPVGLISNLTEQLGRKLKFQKELPVKAARILSIPKYIILGGFVYFIVINMSTRQISSFLTLPYNYVADSKMLAFFLAPSATTLIVIAVLAIISLFIRNFWCRFLCPYGALLGICSTFSPTAITREAGTCISCGKCRKICPAAIHVDERKAVHSPECVGCAECVGVCPVNDCLTVRTFNKKVPFATIAGGCLAILLIFYGIAVLTGHWYSDATPELIRKFHMMIFNK; the protein is encoded by the coding sequence ATGTCTCAAAAAATTGTAACGCCCCATATCCTACGGCGCGTTATTCAGTATCTTTTTCTCTTTTTCTGTCTCTTTATTGGCTACCGCCTCTTTCAGCATTTCATATGGGCAACAGGACAATCATCTGCATTCGTCCCAAAGCCGCCTTCTGTTGAAGCATTCCTTCCTATCAGCGCACTCATGGCAGCAAAACAGTTTATTCTCACCAATAAGTGGGACATGGTTCACCCTGCCGGATTAACGCTTTTCTTTGCCTTCATCTGGATGGCGCTTCTTTTTCGGAAAAGTTTCTGCGGATACATTTGTCCTGTAGGTCTCATTTCCAACCTTACAGAACAGCTCGGTCGCAAACTAAAATTTCAAAAAGAATTGCCCGTTAAAGCAGCTCGCATTCTATCTATCCCCAAATACATTATACTCGGCGGATTTGTTTATTTCATTGTCATCAACATGAGTACCCGCCAGATCAGCAGCTTTCTGACCCTTCCGTACAACTATGTTGCTGACTCCAAAATGCTGGCATTTTTCCTAGCCCCGTCTGCAACAACTTTGATTGTCATTGCAGTTCTCGCCATCATCTCTCTTTTTATCCGCAACTTCTGGTGCCGATTTCTATGCCCATACGGCGCTTTGCTTGGGATTTGTTCAACATTCAGCCCGACAGCAATCACACGAGAAGCAGGCACCTGTATATCCTGCGGTAAATGTAGAAAAATATGTCCGGCCGCTATCCATGTTGATGAACGCAAGGCAGTGCATTCTCCAGAATGTGTTGGCTGTGCAGAGTGCGTAGGCGTATGTCCAGTCAACGATTGTCTCACGGTTCGCACATTCAACAAAAAGGTTCCCTTCGCAACTATTGCCGGCGGATGTCTTGCCATTCTGTTAATATTCTATGGAATCGCCGTACTCACAGGTCACTGGTACTCAGATGCCACGCCGGAGCTTATCCGCAAATTCCATATGATGATATTCAACAAATAA
- a CDS encoding phosphoribosylanthranilate isomerase, which produces MLNKHSRFHSLIQIAGVHDVQETHMLADCGVHCVGLPLRLPVNKEDITEDEARAIIQTTRADILPVCITYLAQAKDIAQFCKELDVTHVQLHGHIDLKELQKLATIAPNLYVIKSLVVKADGSNKEALLQAVAETAPYVDAYITDTHNPKTGADGATGLTHDWNISALLVQQSPHPVILAGGLTAENVADAIRFVKPAGVDAHTGVEDSTGRKSQALVCKFAEESAKAFAEITV; this is translated from the coding sequence ATGCTGAATAAACATTCCAGATTCCACAGCCTCATACAGATTGCAGGAGTCCACGACGTGCAGGAAACACACATGCTTGCTGATTGTGGCGTGCACTGTGTGGGGCTGCCTTTACGCTTACCGGTTAATAAAGAAGACATTACGGAGGATGAAGCTCGCGCTATCATCCAAACAACTCGTGCAGACATTCTTCCCGTATGCATTACATATCTGGCTCAAGCAAAAGACATTGCCCAATTCTGCAAAGAACTAGACGTTACCCATGTGCAGCTCCACGGTCACATTGATCTGAAGGAGTTGCAAAAGTTAGCAACCATCGCGCCAAATCTTTACGTCATCAAATCACTGGTGGTAAAGGCAGATGGAAGCAACAAAGAAGCCCTGTTACAAGCTGTTGCCGAGACTGCCCCGTATGTTGATGCGTATATTACTGACACGCACAATCCAAAAACCGGAGCAGACGGTGCAACTGGCTTAACGCACGACTGGAATATTTCTGCCCTGCTCGTTCAGCAGTCACCGCACCCTGTTATTCTGGCAGGCGGCTTAACTGCTGAAAATGTTGCGGACGCCATCCGCTTTGTAAAACCGGCAGGTGTTGATGCTCATACGGGCGTAGAAGACTCTACAGGTAGGAAAAGCCAAGCTCTCGTATGCAAATTCGCTGAAGAATCAGCTAAAGCGTTCGCAGAAATCACGGTCTAA
- a CDS encoding histidinol-phosphatase, producing the protein MISVDTHIHTLYSHGKATPEEMYEAAVKKGIRVFGFSEHSARPLAMSYPREYREHLAAHWDTYIEKVTALKDNNDGVTVLLGIEMDWMEGNEEFIKSELAKHNFDYVLCGIHFLENWGFDYAKADWESLHQNELVAIYEKYYDTMTTMAETGIFDTIAHPDIIKIFSCDQFSTWIATEKAQALVRKALTAVRDAGMSMEISSAGIRKLCQEIYPCENIMSIASSLELPITFGSDAHSTMSVAFNFDKLEEHARKFGYTESVYFKNRKMHSRPF; encoded by the coding sequence ATGATCTCCGTTGATACCCACATACACACGTTGTACTCCCACGGCAAAGCCACACCTGAAGAAATGTACGAGGCTGCCGTAAAAAAAGGGATTCGTGTATTCGGCTTCTCTGAACATTCTGCACGACCGCTCGCTATGAGCTACCCACGAGAATACAGAGAGCATTTAGCAGCACATTGGGACACCTACATTGAAAAAGTGACAGCTCTGAAAGACAATAATGACGGAGTTACTGTTCTGCTGGGTATTGAGATGGATTGGATGGAAGGGAACGAAGAGTTCATTAAATCTGAACTTGCGAAGCATAACTTCGACTATGTTCTCTGCGGCATCCACTTTCTGGAAAACTGGGGATTTGATTACGCGAAAGCTGACTGGGAATCACTGCACCAAAATGAGCTGGTCGCAATTTATGAGAAATACTACGACACCATGACCACCATGGCTGAAACAGGTATTTTTGACACCATTGCTCATCCGGACATCATTAAAATTTTTTCCTGCGATCAGTTCTCTACATGGATCGCTACAGAAAAAGCACAGGCATTAGTACGCAAAGCACTTACTGCGGTTCGTGATGCAGGAATGTCCATGGAAATTTCTTCTGCCGGTATTCGTAAACTGTGTCAGGAAATTTACCCATGCGAAAACATCATGAGTATCGCAAGCAGTCTTGAATTGCCGATTACATTTGGTTCCGACGCACACTCAACCATGTCTGTTGCATTCAACTTCGACAAACTCGAAGAGCACGCACGCAAATTCGGGTACACCGAGAGTGTCTATTTTAAAAATCGAAAAATGCATTCACGTCCGTTTTAG
- a CDS encoding late competence development ComFB family protein, protein MANEKYLLNDVDFLEIRNRNETRVIKIMKQVMETPPYYKPSEKDLFDIYALSLNSLPARYAQQGTIVLRDPVRDKEIEDSVRKAFAIVVENPKQ, encoded by the coding sequence ATGGCCAACGAAAAATATCTTCTGAACGATGTAGATTTTCTTGAAATCCGCAACAGAAATGAAACGCGCGTAATCAAGATTATGAAACAAGTTATGGAGACCCCTCCATACTACAAACCATCTGAAAAAGACCTGTTCGACATCTATGCATTATCGCTCAATTCTCTCCCTGCACGCTATGCACAACAGGGGACAATTGTTTTGCGCGACCCAGTCCGAGACAAAGAAATTGAAGACTCTGTACGTAAAGCATTCGCCATTGTTGTGGAAAACCCTAAACAATAA
- the pstA gene encoding phosphate ABC transporter permease PstA: MTQLTPNFSGTRSMRQFIQKCMFTLFKMSVAINALALAIICGFVLYYGAPAISLEFLLESPRNAMTEGGIFPCILGTIALSYGAMLIALPWGVATAIYLHEYAKPGKTVHLIRLAINNLAGVPSVVFGLFGLSLFVTVLGMGVSLLAGMLTLAALVLPLIIGASEEALRSVSPTFREASLGLGATKWQTIYRIVLPVAAPGILTGAILSVGRAAGETAAIMFTAAMFFSPLLPQSIFDSVMALPYHIYVLATAGTDIEMTRPLQYGTSLVLIALVLSMNFLAIMLRARMQKKLS; this comes from the coding sequence ATGACACAGCTTACTCCGAATTTTTCCGGAACACGCTCGATGCGCCAATTCATTCAAAAATGTATGTTCACTTTATTCAAGATGAGTGTAGCCATTAACGCACTTGCGTTAGCAATCATCTGTGGTTTTGTACTATATTACGGTGCGCCAGCCATCTCATTAGAGTTCTTGCTCGAGAGCCCGCGTAACGCCATGACAGAAGGTGGCATTTTCCCTTGTATTCTTGGGACAATAGCTTTGTCATACGGTGCAATGCTTATCGCTTTGCCGTGGGGTGTGGCCACTGCCATTTATCTTCATGAATATGCAAAACCGGGCAAAACAGTTCACCTTATCAGGCTGGCAATTAACAATCTCGCAGGTGTTCCCTCTGTTGTGTTCGGGTTATTCGGCCTGTCTCTCTTTGTTACAGTTCTTGGGATGGGAGTTTCACTCCTCGCGGGAATGCTTACACTTGCAGCACTTGTTCTTCCTCTTATCATCGGAGCCTCAGAAGAAGCATTACGAAGTGTATCCCCAACATTCCGTGAAGCCTCTTTAGGACTTGGTGCAACAAAGTGGCAGACAATCTACCGCATTGTACTCCCAGTCGCCGCACCGGGTATTTTAACTGGCGCAATCCTCTCTGTCGGACGCGCAGCCGGTGAAACTGCCGCAATTATGTTCACCGCCGCAATGTTCTTCTCCCCACTGCTGCCACAGTCTATTTTCGACAGTGTCATGGCATTGCCATACCACATTTATGTTCTCGCTACTGCCGGTACAGATATTGAGATGACAAGACCTTTGCAGTACGGCACATCCCTTGTGCTTATTGCACTGGTATTGAGCATGAACTTTCTTGCAATTATGCTTCGCGCACGGATGCAGAAAAAACTTTCATAG
- the pstC gene encoding phosphate ABC transporter permease subunit PstC, producing MRISRQHKEMAIHGSFFAIASTSILVLTLIMVFLIKEGLPIFNQISVPDFLFGQFWYPTDDPADFGILPMIAGSLAVTAFSSCIAIPLGLMTAIYLAEIATPRMRSIIKPLVEMLQALPSVVIGFFGMVVVAPLLQEWFGIATGLNLFNASVMLAFMAVPTITSIAEDAIFSVPEELRAASLALGATKWQTISGVVIPASLPGISTAVILGMARSIGETMVVLMVAGGAAMAPSSIFDPVRPMPASIAAEMAEAPFQSEHYYALFATGMVLFLFTLMFNILAAYIAEKKKQVGTATL from the coding sequence ATGCGGATTTCAAGACAACATAAGGAAATGGCAATCCACGGCAGCTTCTTTGCCATTGCCTCTACGAGTATTCTCGTTCTCACCCTCATAATGGTGTTTCTCATTAAGGAGGGGCTGCCCATTTTTAACCAGATATCTGTTCCGGATTTTTTATTCGGTCAATTCTGGTACCCCACAGACGATCCTGCGGACTTCGGCATTTTGCCAATGATCGCGGGGTCACTCGCTGTAACAGCATTTTCTTCATGCATTGCCATTCCTTTAGGACTGATGACGGCGATCTATCTTGCAGAAATAGCCACCCCGCGCATGCGCAGTATCATCAAACCCCTTGTGGAAATGCTGCAAGCGCTTCCGTCTGTTGTTATCGGATTTTTCGGTATGGTTGTGGTTGCTCCCCTGCTTCAGGAATGGTTCGGCATTGCAACAGGGCTCAACCTGTTCAACGCATCTGTCATGCTGGCATTCATGGCAGTACCAACAATCACATCCATTGCAGAAGATGCCATATTTAGTGTTCCTGAAGAACTAAGAGCTGCTTCCCTCGCGCTTGGCGCCACAAAATGGCAAACTATTTCGGGTGTAGTCATTCCTGCATCCCTCCCGGGAATCAGTACTGCTGTTATTCTCGGAATGGCACGTTCCATCGGCGAAACCATGGTTGTTCTGATGGTCGCGGGTGGTGCTGCAATGGCGCCTTCATCCATTTTTGATCCAGTACGCCCAATGCCAGCATCTATTGCAGCAGAAATGGCAGAAGCTCCATTCCAGAGCGAGCATTACTATGCACTCTTTGCAACTGGCATGGTTCTGTTTTTGTTCACACTGATGTTTAATATTCTTGCAGCTTATATTGCAGAAAAGAAAAAACAAGTAGGTACGGCTACGCTGTAG
- a CDS encoding phosphate ABC transporter substrate-binding protein: MRSWYYILSAFLVISFAAPAMASNAVTVKGSTTVLPIMQRAVEAFIAETGTPVAVSGGGSSNGIKALLDGTTDIAMASRKMKGKEIKLANSKDLKPVEHIIALDAVIPIVHPSNSISNLTSAQLKAIYEGKVTNWKEVGGADGKIIVISRDTSSGTYETWHKIIMKKARVFPGALLQASSGAVMQAVSKNKNAIAYDGIGYINSTVKPLSVDGVTGSATTAKDKSYPVARTLQIYTSAAPAPAANQLVEFILSPKGQDIVEQAGFIRR, translated from the coding sequence ATGCGTTCTTGGTACTATATTCTTTCTGCTTTTTTAGTAATCAGTTTTGCTGCACCTGCTATGGCTTCTAACGCCGTTACAGTAAAAGGTTCCACAACTGTTTTACCTATCATGCAACGAGCTGTTGAAGCTTTTATCGCTGAAACCGGCACTCCTGTCGCTGTTTCCGGTGGCGGTTCTTCAAACGGCATTAAGGCGCTTCTCGATGGCACCACCGATATCGCCATGGCATCCCGTAAAATGAAAGGCAAAGAAATCAAGCTTGCCAACTCTAAAGACCTCAAACCAGTTGAACACATTATCGCTCTTGATGCGGTTATCCCGATTGTTCACCCTTCCAACTCAATCAGCAACCTTACCTCTGCCCAGCTTAAAGCTATCTACGAAGGCAAGGTTACTAACTGGAAAGAAGTTGGCGGCGCAGACGGCAAGATCATCGTTATCTCCCGTGATACATCTTCCGGCACATACGAAACCTGGCACAAGATCATCATGAAGAAAGCACGCGTATTCCCGGGTGCATTGCTTCAGGCTTCTTCCGGTGCAGTAATGCAGGCTGTTTCTAAAAACAAAAACGCCATCGCATACGACGGCATCGGCTACATCAACAGTACAGTAAAACCACTTTCTGTAGATGGTGTTACAGGCAGCGCAACCACTGCTAAAGACAAATCGTACCCAGTGGCTCGTACCTTACAAATTTACACTTCTGCTGCACCTGCACCTGCAGCAAACCAGCTCGTTGAATTTATCCTTTCTCCGAAAGGTCAAGATATCGTCGAGCAGGCTGGCTTCATCCGCCGTTAG